Proteins found in one Oryza glaberrima chromosome 4, OglaRS2, whole genome shotgun sequence genomic segment:
- the LOC127770899 gene encoding uncharacterized protein LOC127770899, producing MSSSTSRHFGPLHRHDRCACRPAAAPHAVLAASCRRSTTPRRCTAVPSAIRRHHHRQAGEGKEQEPEKEYEIKRGKAGRQSVLVAVRPRLAPQEPRRLPRRPTQGRPSPATAPSAAHRHRRLHRRPAAPRDARLPPPHGRATPFRTRSAPAPSSRVTSRPPAADQRF from the exons ATGAGCAGCAGCACAAGCCGTCATTTTGGTCCGCTGCATAGACATGACCGCTGTGCATGCCGTCCGGCTGCCGCACCGCATGCCGTCCTGGCTGCGTCTTGCCGTCGCTCAACCACGCCTCGCCGATGCACGGCCGTGCCAAGCGCCATCCGGCGGCACCACCACCGTCAAGCCGGGGAAGGAAAGGAACAAGAACCAGAAAAAGAATATGAAATAAAAAGGGGAAAAGCGGGGAGGCAGTCAGTGCTCGTCGCCGTGCGTCCGCGCCTAGCGCCACAGGAGCCTCGCCGTCTGCCGCGTCGACCGACACAAGGTCGTCCGTCGCCAGCCACCGCACCATCCGCCGCgcatcgccaccgccgactgCACCGACGCCCGGCCGCGCCACGCGACGCTCGCCTTCCACCGCCGCACGGCCGAGCGACGCCCTTCCGCACTAGGAGCGCGCCCGCGCCGTCTTCCCGCGTCACCTCACGACCACCCGCTGCCGACCAGC GTTTTTAG
- the LOC127772152 gene encoding auxin-induced protein X10A-like codes for MKGGGSKRRFLRAFLHSWKKLGAAAAAAAPAAGEWAPLDGDGEGAIPSDVPRGHTVVYVGEELRRYVVRVSSLDHPLFRELLDRAREEYQFAAGAGADARLCIPCDEDIFLGVLCHVDSKQEHWRLISFCR; via the coding sequence ATGAAGGGAGGGGGATCAAAGAGGAGATTCCTCAGGGCCTTTCTCCACTCGTGGAAGaagctcggcgccgccgccgccgccgcggccccggcggccggcgagtgGGCTCCTctcgacggtgacggcgagggCGCCATCCCGAGCGACGTGCCCCGGGGCCACACGGTGGTGTACGTCGGCGAGGAGCTGCGCCGCTACGTCGTCAGGGTGTCGTCCCTCGACCACCCGCTGTTCCGCGAGCTGCTCGACCGCGCCAGGGAGGAGTACcagttcgccgccggcgccggcgccgacgcgagGCTGTGCATACCCTGCGACGAGGACATCTTCCTCGGCGTCCTCTGCCATGTCGACTCCAAGCAGGAGCACTGGAGGCTGATCTCGTTTTgcagatag
- the LOC127769624 gene encoding adenosine kinase 2-like, producing MESGSYEGVLLGMGNPLLDISAVVDEAFLAKYDIKPGNAILAEEKHLPMHNELASKVNVEYIAGGSTQNSIRVAQWMLQIPGATSYMGCIGKDKFGEEMKKDAQAAGVNAHYYEDDNAPTGTCAVCIVGGERSLVANLSAANCYRSEHLKRPENWALVEKAKYIYIAGFFLTVSPDSIQLVAEHAAATNKVFMMNLSAPFICEFFRDAQEKALPYADYIFGNETEARTFAKVRGWETENTEEIALKISQLPKASGAHKRITVITQGCDPVVVADDGKVKTFPVILLPKEKLVDTNGAGDAFVGGFLSQLVQEKSIDECVRAACYAANVIIQRSGCTYPEKPDFN from the exons ATGGAGAGCGGAAGCTACGAGGGCGTCCTCCTGGGCATGGGAAACCCCCTCCTCGACATCTCCGCCGTCGTTGACGAGGCCTTCCTCGCCAA ATATGATATCAAGCCAGGGAATGCAATTCTAGCAGAGGAGAAGCATTTGCCTAT GCACAATGAATTGGCTAGCAAGGTCAATGTTGAATACATCGCTGGAG GATCCACTCAAAATTCTATTAGGGTTGCTCAG TGGATGCTCCAGATTCCTGGTGCAACAAGTTACATGGGTTGCATTGGGAAGGACAAGTTCGGTGAGGAGATGAAGAAAGACGCACAGGCCGCTGGTGTTAAT GCCCATTATTATGAGGATGATAATGCTCCTACTGGCACATGTGCTGTCTGCATTGTTGGTGGTGAAAG GTCACTTGTTGCAAACTTGTCTGCAGCGAACTGCTACAGGTCTGAACATCTGAAGAGGCCAGAGAACTGGGCACTTG TTGAGAaggcaaaatatatttacattgctGGCTTTTTCCTCACGGTATCCCCAGATTCCATTCAACTTGTTGCTGAGCATGCTGCTGCAACTAACAAG GTGTTTATGATGAACCTTTCTGCTCCCTTTATATGTGAATTCTTCCGTGATGCCCAAGAGAAGGCTCTTCC GTATGCTGACTATATTTTCGGAAATGAAACTGAAGCAAGGACCTTTGCTAAAGTTCGTGGTTGGGAG actGAGAATACTGAGGAGATTGCTTTGAAGATTTCGCAATTGCCTAAGGCTTCAGGGGCACACAAGAGGATTACTGTCATTACTCAAGGTTGTGACCCAGTAGTTGTGGCTGATGATGGAAAG GTCAAAACATTCCCTGTTATCCTTTTGCCCAAGGAGAAGCTTGTTGACACCAATGGTGCAG GCGATGCCTTTGTTGGAGGTTTTCTCTCTCAATTGGTTCAGGAGAAGAGCATCGACGAATGTGTCAGAGCTGCTTGTTATGCTGCAAACGTTATCATCCAACGCTCAGGCTGCACTTACCCTGAGAAGCCTGACTTCAACTAG